In one Desulfallas thermosapovorans DSM 6562 genomic region, the following are encoded:
- a CDS encoding small basic family protein, with protein sequence MRIGILLAVVGLGIGTLIGLYIPVVIPQNYAKYMSIAALAALDSVFGGIRAAFEDKFDQDIFVTGFFSNALLAAGLTYIGDRLGIDLYLAAVVAFGVRLFQNLAIIRRHILKN encoded by the coding sequence ATGAGGATTGGCATCCTGCTAGCTGTGGTAGGTCTGGGGATTGGTACTTTAATTGGTTTGTACATCCCGGTGGTTATACCGCAGAATTATGCCAAGTATATGTCCATTGCTGCTTTGGCGGCGTTGGACTCGGTTTTCGGCGGTATCAGGGCTGCTTTTGAAGATAAATTTGATCAGGATATATTTGTCACCGGCTTCTTCAGTAACGCCCTCTTGGCCGCAGGACTGACGTATATCGGCGACCGGTTGGGTATTGACCTTTATCTGGCTGCGGTGGTGGCCTTTGGTGTCAGGCTGTTTCAAAATTTGGCCATTATTCGCCGTCATATTTTAAAAAATTAA
- a CDS encoding DUF881 domain-containing protein, with protein sequence MPQKTGMYASIMLVAAVLGLMLTMQFRVTNSATNGISIDRAQELNAELKHINEEKESLSKEISDLTFKLNQINQGQAEAKNALQSELNKVRMNAGLVTVSGPGIELVLDKPDTDTENSQIPPELMIIRDEDLLSAVNELWGAGAEAISINGERIIATTEIRLAGSFININLNRVIPPYQILAIGNPDILMDSLELPGGLKEYWRDLGIKVTVEKHDDLTLPAYGK encoded by the coding sequence GTGCCCCAAAAAACAGGTATGTATGCCTCCATTATGCTGGTTGCCGCGGTGCTGGGTCTAATGCTGACTATGCAGTTTCGCGTGACCAACAGCGCCACCAATGGCATATCCATTGACCGGGCCCAGGAACTGAATGCGGAATTAAAGCATATTAACGAAGAGAAAGAAAGCCTGTCCAAAGAGATAAGTGACCTGACTTTCAAACTAAACCAGATCAATCAAGGTCAGGCCGAGGCTAAAAATGCCCTGCAAAGTGAATTGAACAAAGTGCGAATGAACGCGGGGTTGGTTACGGTTAGCGGCCCCGGTATTGAACTGGTGCTGGATAAACCTGATACTGACACAGAGAATTCTCAAATACCGCCTGAGTTGATGATTATTCGGGATGAGGATTTGTTAAGCGCGGTAAACGAGTTGTGGGGCGCTGGAGCGGAAGCAATATCCATTAACGGGGAGCGTATTATCGCCACCACTGAGATCAGGCTGGCCGGTTCCTTTATTAATATTAACCTTAACCGGGTGATACCTCCGTATCAAATACTGGCTATTGGTAACCCGGACATTCTGATGGACAGCCTGGAATTACCCGGTGGATTAAAGGAATACTGGCGGGATTTGGGTATAAAGGTAACCGTGGAAAAACACGATGATTTAACTTTGCCGGCCTACGGGAAGTGA
- a CDS encoding DUF881 domain-containing protein has product MKIKSYYWILLLFGVVTGFILAVQFRVTQDIAENAPMDLDRSLALAEELDKARQSRNQLQARVDELRNQLDDAATDPELSKLKKDLEEARQKAGMKEVQGAGVEVTLNDSSKELQPGENPNFYVLHDGDVLRVLNELKAAGAQAISLNGQRIITTTEIRCIGPSILVNKNQRLSPPFVISAVGSPETLSSALKMKNGVIDYLQFWGIQVDVKKVDKLTIPAYTGSLVFDYAKPKT; this is encoded by the coding sequence ATGAAAATAAAGTCATACTACTGGATACTGCTGCTGTTTGGTGTGGTCACGGGGTTTATACTGGCAGTGCAGTTTCGGGTCACCCAGGATATTGCCGAGAATGCGCCGATGGATCTGGACAGGTCCCTGGCACTGGCTGAAGAGTTGGACAAGGCCCGCCAATCCAGAAATCAACTGCAGGCCAGGGTTGATGAACTACGCAATCAGCTTGATGACGCGGCAACCGACCCGGAATTATCCAAATTGAAAAAGGACTTGGAGGAGGCCCGCCAGAAGGCCGGCATGAAAGAGGTGCAGGGAGCCGGTGTGGAAGTGACCCTTAATGATAGCAGCAAAGAGCTGCAGCCCGGGGAAAATCCCAACTTTTACGTGCTGCATGACGGGGATGTGCTACGGGTCTTAAATGAACTGAAAGCAGCCGGAGCCCAGGCTATTTCCCTGAACGGGCAGAGAATAATCACCACCACCGAAATACGCTGTATCGGGCCCTCAATTTTAGTGAACAAAAACCAGCGTCTCAGCCCACCCTTTGTTATTTCCGCGGTGGGTAGTCCGGAAACGTTGTCCAGTGCTTTAAAAATGAAAAACGGAGTAATTGATTATCTGCAGTTCTGGGGTATTCAGGTGGATGTAAAAAAGGTGGACAAGTTGACTATCCCCGCCTATACTGGTAGTCTTGTATTCGATTATGCCAAACCCAAGACGTGA
- a CDS encoding cell division protein FtsQ/DivIB — protein sequence MLLGREDGMSGTVRIVRKKKKFIFWQSFFFIFVALMAGYVLLQSPIFSITKITVQGNNNMTAGEIVRVSGIVTGMNIFKADLQTASTKVKALPMVKEVNITRDFPDTISIDVIEREPVVLVVVDEHFVELDAEGYFLRTGSAAATGLPVVTGIQVQSAGPGKKVTGKGLDVALKVVQELTEQLRNNLSEVSVNNVGLVTLYTLDGIECRLGMPENVNVKGDYFLQVIEELQEGNKNIEYVDFSIVNSPVVKYRD from the coding sequence ATGCTGTTAGGAAGGGAAGACGGTATGTCAGGCACAGTGCGTATAGTGCGAAAAAAGAAAAAGTTTATCTTTTGGCAGAGTTTTTTTTTTATTTTCGTTGCCCTGATGGCAGGCTATGTTTTGCTGCAGTCACCCATTTTTTCAATAACTAAAATTACCGTACAGGGAAATAATAATATGACCGCCGGGGAGATCGTGCGGGTGTCCGGTATAGTAACCGGGATGAATATTTTTAAAGCCGATTTGCAAACTGCTTCCACCAAGGTAAAGGCTCTGCCCATGGTCAAAGAAGTAAACATCACCAGAGATTTCCCCGATACCATATCCATTGATGTTATCGAACGGGAGCCTGTGGTACTGGTGGTGGTGGACGAGCATTTTGTGGAACTGGATGCCGAAGGCTATTTCCTGCGCACCGGCAGCGCTGCAGCCACCGGACTGCCCGTGGTTACCGGTATACAGGTGCAGTCCGCCGGCCCGGGTAAAAAAGTTACCGGCAAGGGATTGGATGTTGCCTTGAAAGTGGTGCAGGAATTGACCGAACAACTACGTAATAACCTGTCCGAGGTGAGTGTCAATAACGTAGGATTGGTAACGCTGTACACCCTGGATGGTATAGAATGCCGGTTGGGTATGCCGGAAAACGTGAATGTAAAAGGAGATTATTTTTTGCAGGTAATAGAGGAATTGCAGGAGGGAAATAAGAATATTGAGTATGTGGATTTCTCCATTGTCAACTCGCCGGTTGTAAAATACAGGGATTAA